CAGCTCACCTTAGGCGCCATGATGGCTATTCAATATATCGTTGGACAGTTGAACAGCCCTATAGAGCAGTTGCTTGGCTTTTTGCAATCCTTTCAGGATGCAAAGATCAGTTTGGAACGCTTAAACGAAATTCACGAATTGGAGGATGAAGAACCTGCTGGAAAACAGTTTTTAAGAGAACTACCTTTAAATAAAAGTATCCACCTAAACAATGTCAGCTTTACTTATCCTGGAGCGGGGAACGAGCCTGTTCTGAAACACATCAGTCTTCATATCCCCGAAGGCAAGACTACGGCCATTGTAGGAATGAGCGGCAGTGGAAAGACCACCATTTTAAAACTGCTGCTTAGGTTTTATGAATCTGAAAAGGGTGAAATTAGGGTCGGAAGTACTTATTTACATCAGATAGGCTATCGCTATTGGCGCAGTAAATGCGGTATCGTGATGCAGGATGGGTTTATTTTTTCAGATACCATTGCGCGCAACATTGCTGTGGGTGATGAATACCCTGATATGCCAAAATTATTAAACGCAATAAATGTGGCCAATATCCGCGAGTTTATTGAGGAATTGCCTCTTGGTCTAAATACCAAAATTGGTGCCGCAGGGAATGGTATCAGCCAGGGACAGCGGCAAAGAATGCTGATTGCTAGGGCAGTGTACAAGGATCCGGAATATATCTTTTTTGATGAGGCTACCAATGCATTGGATGCCAATAATGAAAAAGTTATCATGAGAAATCTGGAGACCTTTTTTAAAGGCCGTACTGTAGTGGTTGTTGCTCATAGATTAAGTACCGTTATACATGCCGACAATATCATTGTGCTGGATAAAGGAGAAATTATTGAGCAGGGTAGCCATCAAGAATTGGTGACTGCAAACGGTGAATATTATCAGCTGGTAAAAAATCAGTTGGAACTTGGAGTGTAACAACATGGAGATAGAAATAGAAAATATCAAAGAAACAGACAAAAGGATCAATGGGCTTGAGGTGAACAGTGAGGAAGTACAGGAGATCATTACTGCTGTGCCATCATGGATATTGCGTAGGGGGATAACTCTGATCTTTGGAATATTGCTGGCTATCGTATTAGCCTCTGCCTTTATCCGGTATCCAGATGTGGTAAAAACTAGTCTGAAAGTCAACTCACTAAATGCTCCAAAGTCTGTAATGGTTAAACAGACAGGCAAGATCGTAGCACTTTTGGTTAAAGAGGGGACGATTGTTAAGCAGTATCAGCCTTTAGCTTTTATGGAAAGTACAGCCAGTCACCGCGATGTATTAAAATTGCACGAAATACTGATGAACGTGAATAGCAGATTAATTTCGAGTAAGGTTGCGCCAGGTTTATTGGTTAAGGGGATGAATCTGGGCGAGTTACAAGGTGCTTACCAGAACTTTTATCAGCAATATTTGCAATACGTTTCGGCACAGAACGGTGGGTATTACTTGAACAGAAAGAAATTTCTGGAACAAGACTTAAAAGAAATACAGAAGTTAAAAGTCCAAATTATAGAGCAGCAAAAAATACAGGAAAAGGAATTTTCTAATATAGAGCATGAATTTGAAGCCTATAAAAAACTATATCAGAAAAATATGGTGTCGACCAGCGAATACAAACAACAGGAAAATAAGTACCTGGCTGGCAAATACCCCCTGCAACAAAGTTTAACGGCCTTGCTGAACAACAATAGTAGTTATGCGGCTAAACAAAAGGAGATACTGGAACTGGACCATACCATTCAGGACGAGCAAGCAAAATTTGTACAATCTTTAAGCAATATGATCAATGAAACTGATACTTGGATTAATCTATACATTTTAAGGGCACCGGTTGATGGCAGATTGAGCTATGCGGGTATTGTTCAAGAAAATCAGACGGTAAATGCAGGGCAGGAAATATTCATGATCAATCCAGATAATACCGATTTCTTTGGTGAGGTTCATATTCCACAGTATAATATGGGTAAGGTGAAAACTGGGCAGCGAACCCTGATAAAAATGCGGAGCTTTCCGTTTGAACAGTATGGACTGATTAGGGGTAAGGTGAATTACATTTCAGATGTGGCCTTTAAAGACAGTGTGTTTATTGCAAAGATCAGTTTCGAGCATTTTGAGAATAAGGATCCTGAACACAGAATTATGCTGAAGAATGGCATGCAGGGAGATGCAGAGATCGTGACTGAAGAAAGCTCTTTATTGCAAAGGTTTATGAGAAATGTCACTAAGATGCTGAATAGCAATTGAAATCTATGCAAATAACTTGCTAAAGTAATTTTATGGTTCATTCTGTTGTCCTTTGGAAGGGAGGGCAACAGAATAAATTAAAAAGCCGTACTTTTGCAAAAATAAAAGATAAGCAATTGGGAACTCTGTTAGATTTAGGCATAAAAGGATATAATAATTACGGTACGCACCTTAAACAAAAATATGAAGGACAGCGGGTATTTAAAGTAATTGTTGATGGAGGTTTTACCTGTCCTAATCGTGATGGCAGTAAAGGTTATGGAGGTTGTACCTATTGCAATGTTGATTCTTTTACCCCTGAGCTTTCCCGTAAGCTCCCTACCATCCGCGAGCAACTAGAGCAGGGGATGGAAAGAGGAAAGGGTTTTTATAAAGCTGATAAGTTTATTGTTTACTTTCAGCCTAATACGAATACTTATGCGCCTGTACATTATTTAAAAATGATGTATGATGAAGCACTTTCTATAAATACCGAGGATATTGTTGGTTTTGCCGTAGGCACCAGACCAGATTGTATAGATGCCGAAAAGGTCGCTTTATTGGAAAGCTACACAGATCGTTTTGATGTGGATTTGGAAATGGGCATGGAATCTATATATGATGATACTTTAAATCAAATCAATAGAGGTTGTAGCCATGGCGAGTTTGTAGCAGCTGTTAAGCTACTTGAAAATTCCAAACTGGATCTGTGTGTGCACACCATTTTTGGTTTTCCCTGGGAAACTGAGGAAATGATGTTAGGGTATATCCACGAGATCAATAGATTTCCTCAGATTAAATTCGTGAAATTCCACCATCTTCATATCGTTGAAGGCTCTATAATGGGCGCTAAATATAAAAAACAGCCATTTAAACTCTTTTCTTTGGAAGAATACACTGATTTGTTATGCAAATTGATTCCATTATTAAGACCAGATGTCGTTATTCAACGTTTGTTTGGGATATCTGACTGGGATTTGCTGATTGCACCCAATTGGGGATTGAATAAATCCGCCATTCAGACTTATATTGATAAGGAGATTGAGAAAAGAGGGGTTGTGCAGGGTTCTGCTTATATACCTGTATAGGGGTAAGCTCCAAATATTTCTATCAACTTCTTCCTGCGATATTCAAATATCTGTTGCAGTTTTCTGGCTACATATATGGTGTTTGCAATTCTGCCTAAAACGCCAAAGGGTAATCCATAAGTTAATATATCGTTCATTTCTGTTCCACCTTCAATTGCCTTGAAATGGTGTTGGTGGTGCCAGAATTTATATGGACCTGGGTGATTTCTGTCATCCAATCTAATTCTATTCCTTGTACTGGCGACACTTTATAGGTAATAATCATTCCAGGATACATTTTCTGCGTATTATCCATGGTTGAAGTAACTGTAAATGCCATTTCTTCGGGAGTTATTCTGGCCAGATTTAAGGGGGAAGAGAAGAAATCCCAAACTTCTTGTAGGGGTATTGGTATTTTTTGATTGAATGTAAGCTGATATGATTTCATGTTATCTAAATATACGATTAATCTAAATGAGTAGTTTTTTGATTTTATGCTGATGGTTTGTTGTTTTTTTTATGTTTTTTATGATAAACTTTATTTTGTGGAGGTGATTTGTCTGTATTTTTTTATTTTTTATATGTTTTTGTGTAATTTTTATTTATTTGTCAAAAAATACATGTGTTTTTTGTATTAATATTAGATTATTTTAAAATATTGAACTTATAATTGTGAATTTTTAATGTTTTTGTTTGATTTTTAATGAAAATTACAACGTTTTACTTGGTGTTTTGTGTTTTTGTGTATTGTTTTTTATAATTATTCCGTAGTTTTATGAAAAAAATCAAATAAACAGATAATTATAACTAGTAAAATCTAAAATTATGGCAAAAGTTTTGTTTAAACAGTGGGGTCCGTTTGCAGTTTTATTAATAATTGCAATTCTTGCTCTATTTATTCCCTTGCTTCCTAACTTTGATGAGGGGAAATACAATGCGGCAGACGTTGCGTTTGTATTGGTTGCTGCGGCTTTGGTGTTTTTGATGACACCGGGACTTGCATTTTTCTATGGAGGTATGGTGCATCGTAAAAATGTACTTTCCACCATGATCAAAAGTGTGGTCGCTGCAGGTGTAATCACCGTTTTATGGGTAGTGGTTGGTTTTAGTCTTGCTTTCGGAGATTCAATCGGTGGTTTTATTGGTAATCCTTCAACATTCTTTTTCTTTCAGGGAGTAAATTCAGGACCGGCATGGGGGACTATTCCGCTTTCGTTATTTGCAGTCTTCCAGTTAATGTTTGCAATCATTACTCCAGGACTGGTAGTTGGTGCTGTGGCAGAACGTATTCGCTTTACTTCTTATATTTTATTTATTGTAATGTTCGCATTGTTCGTGTACTCTCCATTGGCACACTGGACATGGCATTCAGATGGTATCCTGTTCAAAATGGGGGTGCTTGATTTTGCCGGTGGTACGGTAGTACATATTTCTGCAGGGATGGCAGCGTTAGCTGGTGCTTTAGTACTTAAAAGAAGGAAAAGTCACATGGAGCATAAAGAAGTTCCGCCGGCAAATATTCCGTATGTTTTAATTGGTACAGGTTTACTTTGGTTTGGATGGTTTGGTTTTAACGCTGGATCTGCCCTAGGTGCAAATGCTTTAGCAGTTTCCGCTTTCTTAACCACTAATATTGCAGCAGGTGCAGCAGGGTTGTCATGGATGTTCTTTGATGTATCAAGAGGTAAAAAACCTTCAGTTCTTGGTTTCTGTATAGGCGCTGTGGTAGGCTTAGTGGCTATTACTCCTGGAGCAGGTTTTGTGAGTATTCCTTCAAGCATCTTTATCGGTGTAATTGCTGCTGTAGTTTCTAACCTTGTTGTTTCATGGAAACAAAAAACATCTTTAGATGATACTTTAGATGTATTCCCTTGTCATGGTGTAGGTGGTATAGTTGGTATGTTGTTGACTGGTGTATTTGCAACTAAAACGGTAAATCCTGCAGGTGTAGATGGTTTGCTTTATGGTAATGTTGAGTTCTTTTTAATACAGTTAAAAGGCGCTGTTATAGTGATCATATTCAGTTTTGTGATGTCATTCGTCATCTTTAAACTAATTAACCTGGTACAACCAATCCGAGTAACTTCTGAAGAAGAAGAAGAAGGTTTGGATGCAAGTCAGCACAATGAAAAATATTCTCAGGGTACGCTGGTCGTAGCTTCTACCGGTCAGGAAATAGAAAATACTTTTTAATTAAGAATTATTCAACCATTTAGATTCTCAACCTCAAACCAATTGATTATGAAATTAAGATCTCTATTCACCTTCGCAACATTGACCATCACTTCTGCAACTTATGCACAGGAGACTACAGAGGCTCCATTGCAGATCTCAGGATCGGTAGATACTTACTTTAAGTATGACTTTGCAAAAGCGCCAAATATCAAAACGTATTTTGCTTCTGAGCAGAATTCGGTTTCAATTGGTATGATTGATCTGGCTTTAAAGAAAACAACAGGTAAAGCATCGTTTGTTGGAGAACTGTCTTTTGGACCACGTGGACAGGAACAATCGATACCTAATGCTTCATTTGCTTATACATCTGCCGGAGATATCTCTGCATCTAGTTTTCATATTCAGAACCTATATGTGAATTACGCTTTCACAGATCAGTTTAGCATGACTGCCGGTTATATGGGAACATTTATTGGTTATGAGGTGATTTCGCCTGTTGGCAATTTCAATTATTCGACTTCTTACCTTTTTGGTGCAGGACCTTTCCAGAATGCCGGTATTAAGGGGACTTACGCCTTTTCGGATAAGGTTAGTTTAATGGTGGGGTTATTTAATGACTGGAATGTTTACAGTGATTTAAATGGCGTCTCTCATGTCGGAGGCCAGTTGATGGTTGCGCCGGTTAAAGGCTTGACGATTTACCTAAACGGGCTTACGGGACATGGTGCAGGTGCTGATGGAGTTGGGACGATCATTGATCTTGTGAGTACCTATCAGGTTACGGATAAATTTAAATTGGGTTTAAATGCTGCTAATTACTCGGTTTCTAAAGATAATGGTGGATATAGTGGTGTAGCACTGTATCCACAGTATGCATTTACGTCTGCGGTTTCTTTAGGTGTAAGAGCAGAGTACTTTAACATGAAAGGTGCTGCCGGTGCTGCTGATGCAAGTATCCTTTCAGGGACCTTATCTGCAAACATCAAAGCAGGTGGCTTAACTTTCATTCCTGAAATACGCTTTGATAATGACAAAGATTACACCCAGGACTTTTTTAAAAGTAATGGTGTCACACCATCTAAATCAGCCTCACAATTCTCTTTGGCCGCTGTTTATGCCTTTTAGTCTCTATTACGTTTAATCTTAGGCCGTCGGAATATATCCGGTGGCCTTTTTATATCTTTATGTTATGAAATTCTTAACTCTAGCTGTTTTATTGTTTTTTACAATTGTCGGTTTTGCACAAGACAAGCCATTGTCTAACGATGATAGGGGGAAGCTGATCTATTATGAGGTAGTTACAATAAAGGATGTTCCTAAGGATTCTTTGAGTGCAAGGGCTGCACTGTTTTTTAAAAAATCAACTAAATCATTAAAGGTGAAATCTGAAGAAGGAGACTCGGTTTTTCAAGCTGCTGGGAAATTGATTATCAATAAAACAGCATTGGTTTTAAGTCATCCATCTGGTGAGGTGTTTTATAATTTTCATGTAGAGATCAGAGCTGGGAAATATCGTTTCTGGTTGACCGATTTTAATTTTATTTCCTATCAGAGAGATCGTTATGGTAATTTTGTGCCCTCGACGACTGTTGGGACTCCGCTTGAAACTAAACCGGGGAAGTTAAATGCAGCTGAATGGGGCGGTTATCTAAAGGCGACAACCAGAGAGGTTAATGTTGTTGCAGAACGTTTTAAAGTAGCGATGATGAGTAAAGCTGTTGTGTCACCTGTTGTAAAAGCTGCACCTGTAAGTCCAGTCAAGCAGAAGTGGTAGTCTTTGCTCCTTAATCCTTGCTCCTTGCTCTTGGTTCCTTGCTCCTTAATCCTTGCTCCAATTAATGCACCATTTTATCTGCACAGGTAGAGCTGGCGAATGCTTCTGGCTTTGCTTTAAAAATGAATCCCATGCTCAAAATATACCCCATAGCTTCGTTTAAAGCCTTGTTTGATTTAAACATTGGGTTGGTGTTGATGTCTGCATGAACTTCAAGATCGACATTATACATGTCTAAAAGGTCGCAAATGGAGTAGGCTGTTTCGATAGACTTTTGCACTTCAATTAACATTCTTTCTTTGATGCTCATTTTTTGTGTTGTTTTTTCCTGATGAATGTACATGAAGCCTCCATGCTGTTCCCTTAGTAAAACAATTACAGTAGCAAAATCAGTGTGTGGGCCTTTTACCTGTGAGTCTGTTCCGATGCAAACTTTAAGCTTGTAGCCGTTGTCGATTTCTCTGATGATGGCATTTTCTACCTCTTCCAGAATTGAAGAGTGAATGATTTCGCCGCTAAATTTCTTCCAGTTCATACGTTA
This is a stretch of genomic DNA from Candidatus Pedobacter colombiensis. It encodes these proteins:
- a CDS encoding HlyD family efflux transporter periplasmic adaptor subunit, which produces MEIEIENIKETDKRINGLEVNSEEVQEIITAVPSWILRRGITLIFGILLAIVLASAFIRYPDVVKTSLKVNSLNAPKSVMVKQTGKIVALLVKEGTIVKQYQPLAFMESTASHRDVLKLHEILMNVNSRLISSKVAPGLLVKGMNLGELQGAYQNFYQQYLQYVSAQNGGYYLNRKKFLEQDLKEIQKLKVQIIEQQKIQEKEFSNIEHEFEAYKKLYQKNMVSTSEYKQQENKYLAGKYPLQQSLTALLNNNSSYAAKQKEILELDHTIQDEQAKFVQSLSNMINETDTWINLYILRAPVDGRLSYAGIVQENQTVNAGQEIFMINPDNTDFFGEVHIPQYNMGKVKTGQRTLIKMRSFPFEQYGLIRGKVNYISDVAFKDSVFIAKISFEHFENKDPEHRIMLKNGMQGDAEIVTEESSLLQRFMRNVTKMLNSN
- a CDS encoding TIGR01212 family radical SAM protein (This family includes YhcC from E. coli K-12, an uncharacterized radical SAM protein.), which gives rise to MGTLLDLGIKGYNNYGTHLKQKYEGQRVFKVIVDGGFTCPNRDGSKGYGGCTYCNVDSFTPELSRKLPTIREQLEQGMERGKGFYKADKFIVYFQPNTNTYAPVHYLKMMYDEALSINTEDIVGFAVGTRPDCIDAEKVALLESYTDRFDVDLEMGMESIYDDTLNQINRGCSHGEFVAAVKLLENSKLDLCVHTIFGFPWETEEMMLGYIHEINRFPQIKFVKFHHLHIVEGSIMGAKYKKQPFKLFSLEEYTDLLCKLIPLLRPDVVIQRLFGISDWDLLIAPNWGLNKSAIQTYIDKEIEKRGVVQGSAYIPV
- a CDS encoding DUF4468 domain-containing protein; its protein translation is MKFLTLAVLLFFTIVGFAQDKPLSNDDRGKLIYYEVVTIKDVPKDSLSARAALFFKKSTKSLKVKSEEGDSVFQAAGKLIINKTALVLSHPSGEVFYNFHVEIRAGKYRFWLTDFNFISYQRDRYGNFVPSTTVGTPLETKPGKLNAAEWGGYLKATTREVNVVAERFKVAMMSKAVVSPVVKAAPVSPVKQKW
- a CDS encoding porin, encoding MKLRSLFTFATLTITSATYAQETTEAPLQISGSVDTYFKYDFAKAPNIKTYFASEQNSVSIGMIDLALKKTTGKASFVGELSFGPRGQEQSIPNASFAYTSAGDISASSFHIQNLYVNYAFTDQFSMTAGYMGTFIGYEVISPVGNFNYSTSYLFGAGPFQNAGIKGTYAFSDKVSLMVGLFNDWNVYSDLNGVSHVGGQLMVAPVKGLTIYLNGLTGHGAGADGVGTIIDLVSTYQVTDKFKLGLNAANYSVSKDNGGYSGVALYPQYAFTSAVSLGVRAEYFNMKGAAGAADASILSGTLSANIKAGGLTFIPEIRFDNDKDYTQDFFKSNGVTPSKSASQFSLAAVYAF
- a CDS encoding ammonium transporter, producing the protein MAKVLFKQWGPFAVLLIIAILALFIPLLPNFDEGKYNAADVAFVLVAAALVFLMTPGLAFFYGGMVHRKNVLSTMIKSVVAAGVITVLWVVVGFSLAFGDSIGGFIGNPSTFFFFQGVNSGPAWGTIPLSLFAVFQLMFAIITPGLVVGAVAERIRFTSYILFIVMFALFVYSPLAHWTWHSDGILFKMGVLDFAGGTVVHISAGMAALAGALVLKRRKSHMEHKEVPPANIPYVLIGTGLLWFGWFGFNAGSALGANALAVSAFLTTNIAAGAAGLSWMFFDVSRGKKPSVLGFCIGAVVGLVAITPGAGFVSIPSSIFIGVIAAVVSNLVVSWKQKTSLDDTLDVFPCHGVGGIVGMLLTGVFATKTVNPAGVDGLLYGNVEFFLIQLKGAVIVIIFSFVMSFVIFKLINLVQPIRVTSEEEEEGLDASQHNEKYSQGTLVVASTGQEIENTF
- a CDS encoding ribonuclease H-like YkuK family protein, whose amino-acid sequence is MNWKKFSGEIIHSSILEEVENAIIREIDNGYKLKVCIGTDSQVKGPHTDFATVIVLLREQHGGFMYIHQEKTTQKMSIKERMLIEVQKSIETAYSICDLLDMYNVDLEVHADINTNPMFKSNKALNEAMGYILSMGFIFKAKPEAFASSTCADKMVH